The following coding sequences lie in one Spirosoma sp. KUDC1026 genomic window:
- a CDS encoding lipocalin family protein: MIRFTTTRLTLWVLLLTMPLFVSSCKKGNDDVTPATVEGNWKLTGLKFSPALDTGIFGEIGDYYQWLLDFGAGDCLNSLVFTFNSNGSTSLNNPPACQDATDDLDNTVPIDDSSKWVLDGNKLTLTNGDGTTVTYDVTINGNTMTWSAPQEYEKLDGSKATTTATMTLTRV; this comes from the coding sequence ATGATTAGATTCACCACCACTCGTTTGACCCTTTGGGTTCTTCTTTTGACGATGCCGTTATTTGTTAGCAGCTGCAAAAAAGGTAATGACGACGTTACCCCGGCCACCGTTGAAGGAAATTGGAAATTAACCGGCCTAAAGTTCTCCCCTGCTTTGGATACGGGAATCTTTGGAGAAATTGGCGACTATTATCAATGGCTGCTTGACTTTGGAGCTGGTGATTGTCTGAATAGTTTAGTGTTTACATTCAATAGTAACGGTTCTACATCGCTCAACAATCCGCCTGCCTGCCAGGATGCGACAGACGATCTCGATAATACCGTGCCGATTGATGACTCATCTAAATGGGTACTGGATGGTAATAAGCTAACGCTTACCAATGGTGATGGTACTACTGTAACCTATGACGTAACAATTAATGGCAATACTATGACCTGGTCGGCTCCGCAGGAATACGAAAAATTAGATGGAAGCAAAGCAACTACAACGGCAACTATGACTTTGACGCGGGTTTAA
- a CDS encoding vWA domain-containing protein: MKGFQFSNFVPPEQKGGSKFDQLLNIFQQLLLLTSGDVEQAMSWMSQLDRQYNLTDDKYGIGNFFDDLKEKGFLTDDNEEGKIVMTPKSEQTIRRSALEEIFGKLKRSKSGGNHQTPYTGTGDELSSDLRTYQFGDTLEQISMTESIKNAQINSGVEDFRLMERDLEVTEKEQKTQTSTVLMIDISHSMILYGEDRITPAKKVALALTELIKSKYPKDTLDIVVFGNDAWQIQAKDLPYLEVGPYHTNTVAGLELAMDLLRRRKNKNKQIFMITDGKPTCLKEGIKYYKNSFGLDRKVVSKTLTLAAQCRRLEIPVTTFMIASDPYLKQFVQEFTKVNNGRAYYSGLQGLGNMMFEDFQRNRRKNIK, from the coding sequence ATGAAAGGCTTTCAGTTTTCTAATTTTGTCCCCCCTGAGCAAAAGGGCGGCAGCAAGTTTGATCAACTGCTGAATATCTTTCAGCAACTGCTGCTGCTTACGTCCGGCGATGTCGAACAGGCCATGTCCTGGATGAGTCAGCTCGACCGGCAGTACAACCTGACCGATGATAAATACGGCATCGGCAACTTCTTCGATGACCTCAAAGAGAAAGGCTTCCTGACCGATGACAACGAAGAAGGCAAAATCGTGATGACGCCCAAAAGCGAGCAGACGATTCGCCGGTCGGCGCTAGAAGAGATTTTCGGCAAGCTCAAACGCTCCAAATCGGGCGGCAACCACCAGACGCCCTACACCGGTACCGGCGACGAGCTAAGCAGCGACTTACGGACGTATCAGTTCGGTGATACGCTGGAGCAGATCTCAATGACGGAATCCATCAAAAACGCCCAGATCAACAGTGGCGTGGAGGACTTCCGACTGATGGAACGCGACCTGGAAGTAACCGAGAAAGAGCAGAAAACGCAGACCTCGACCGTCCTGATGATCGACATCAGCCACTCGATGATCCTGTACGGCGAAGACCGGATTACGCCCGCTAAAAAAGTGGCGCTGGCTCTGACGGAGCTGATCAAATCGAAATACCCGAAGGACACGCTCGATATTGTCGTGTTCGGTAACGACGCCTGGCAGATTCAGGCAAAGGATCTTCCTTACCTGGAGGTGGGCCCGTATCACACCAATACCGTTGCCGGTCTGGAACTCGCAATGGATCTGTTACGTCGCCGGAAGAATAAGAACAAGCAGATCTTCATGATTACGGACGGGAAACCAACCTGCCTGAAGGAAGGGATCAAATACTACAAAAACTCATTCGGACTCGACCGGAAAGTGGTGAGCAAAACGCTGACGCTGGCGGCTCAGTGCCGTCGGCTGGAGATTCCAGTTACGACGTTTATGATTGCCTCGGACCCGTACCTCAAACAGTTCGTGCAGGAGTTTACGAAGGTGAACAACGGCCGGGCCTACTACAGCGGTCTGCAGGGACTAGGCAACATGATGTTCGAGGACTTCCAGCGCAACCGCCGGAAAAATATCAAGTAA
- a CDS encoding Uma2 family endonuclease → MEQEFRTLYPPRHRQFDDDFFLDLCQANENARLERDAKGNIIFMPPTGSETGRYNFELAVEIGSWNRSKKAGIAFDSSTGFKLPNSAVRSPDVAWVSNDQWSLLSDADRQGFAPICPDFVVEIRSRTDDLKDLKDKMEEYRDNGCRLGWLIDRANQQVFIYRENGSIDIRQGETVTLSGENVLPDFSISLQL, encoded by the coding sequence ATGGAACAGGAATTCCGTACGCTATACCCACCACGCCACCGTCAGTTCGACGACGATTTTTTCCTTGACCTCTGCCAGGCCAATGAAAACGCGCGGCTGGAACGTGACGCCAAAGGAAATATCATTTTTATGCCACCCACCGGATCAGAAACAGGACGTTATAATTTTGAGCTTGCAGTAGAAATTGGTTCCTGGAACCGTAGTAAAAAAGCAGGGATCGCCTTCGATTCTTCAACCGGCTTCAAGCTCCCCAACTCGGCGGTTCGTTCGCCAGATGTAGCCTGGGTGAGTAACGACCAATGGAGTCTCTTATCCGACGCAGACCGTCAGGGATTTGCGCCAATCTGCCCTGATTTCGTAGTTGAGATTCGCTCGCGAACCGACGATTTGAAAGACCTGAAAGATAAGATGGAAGAATACCGCGATAATGGCTGCCGGTTAGGCTGGCTGATTGACCGGGCAAACCAGCAGGTTTTTATTTACCGCGAAAACGGATCTATTGACATCAGGCAGGGTGAAACTGTAACGCTGTCGGGAGAAAACGTACTACCCGACTTCTCAATTTCACTCCAGCTATAA
- a CDS encoding uracil-DNA glycosylase family protein, protein MTTFADHAIAYYNSLVAPTTLPPGVGVMNPYETPTVRQIVDAFYTRFYSDTNPRVFVLGINPGRFGAGVTGISFTTPQNLRRYCGIENDLRDTPELSSRFIYQTIEALGGAQEFYGRFFLTSLFPLALTKEGRNGGPKNYNFYDDRLTTQTLWPAITETVRTQLTFGADRRVAVCLGRKNETYLKRLNDQQGFFGRIVTLDHPRYILQYKSKDVPLYLERYIQTLHDCLEQV, encoded by the coding sequence ATGACTACTTTCGCAGACCACGCCATTGCGTATTATAACTCGCTCGTGGCTCCTACTACACTACCGCCGGGCGTGGGCGTAATGAACCCCTACGAAACGCCTACCGTCCGGCAGATCGTCGACGCGTTTTATACGAGGTTTTACTCCGATACGAATCCGCGCGTTTTTGTGCTGGGAATCAACCCCGGTCGGTTCGGGGCGGGCGTTACGGGCATTTCGTTTACCACACCCCAGAACCTGCGTCGGTACTGTGGCATTGAGAATGACCTACGCGACACACCAGAGTTATCGAGCCGGTTTATTTACCAGACCATCGAAGCGCTGGGTGGTGCGCAGGAGTTTTACGGACGTTTTTTTCTGACATCACTCTTTCCACTGGCGCTGACGAAAGAGGGCCGCAACGGCGGACCGAAGAACTACAATTTCTACGATGACCGCTTAACAACCCAGACGCTCTGGCCAGCCATTACCGAAACCGTTCGGACACAGCTCACGTTTGGCGCCGATCGGCGGGTAGCGGTTTGCCTGGGCCGGAAGAATGAAACGTATTTAAAACGGCTCAACGACCAACAGGGCTTTTTCGGTCGAATCGTTACGCTCGATCATCCGCGGTATATTCTCCAGTACAAAAGCAAAGACGTACCGCTTTACCTCGAACGCTACATCCAGACATTGCACGATTGCCTGGAACAGGTATGA